From the genome of Nitrosomonas sp., one region includes:
- a CDS encoding DoxX family protein, producing MEEKMNLLSTLSAPLGRIFIALIFVISGWNKLFAYTDTQGYMESMGVSGELLPFVIGIELLVGIAVIIGWQTRLAALALAGFSIASALIFHMNLTDQIQFIMFMKNIAIAGGLLLLVANGPGAYALDNRIGQRNSNNILDIRNGQNEYTNS from the coding sequence TTGGAGGAAAAAATGAATTTATTAAGCACACTTTCAGCACCATTGGGCCGAATTTTTATCGCATTGATTTTTGTGATATCAGGATGGAACAAGCTGTTTGCTTATACTGATACCCAGGGCTATATGGAGTCAATGGGTGTTTCAGGAGAATTATTACCATTTGTGATTGGTATTGAATTGCTGGTAGGAATTGCAGTGATCATAGGCTGGCAAACCAGGTTGGCAGCTCTGGCGCTGGCAGGATTTAGCATTGCTTCTGCATTGATCTTTCATATGAATTTAACGGATCAAATACAGTTCATCATGTTTATGAAGAATATTGCGATTGCAGGTGGGTTATTGCTGCTCGTTGCTAACGGGCCGGGCGCCTATGCATTGGATAATCGCATTGGACAGCGTAACAGCAACAACATATTGGATATAAGGAATGGTCAAAATGAATATACAAATTCGTAA
- a CDS encoding glutathione S-transferase family protein, translating into MGILIDGEWQDIWYPTKETEGRFVRSAAQFRNWITVDGSAGPTGHAGFKAEAGRYHLYVSYACPWANRTLIFRKIKGLEKMISLSVVHWHMAEEGWTFNDGEGVIPDSIFNANYLREIYLKADSRYSGRVTVPVLWDKKTNTIVSNESSEIIRMFNAAFDKLGAATGDYYPENLRKEIDTLNTRIYDTVNNGVYKAGFATTQEAYEEAVNPLFETLDWLERRLLKQRYLTGNQITEADWRLFTTLVRFDPVYVGHFKCNLRRLVDYPNLWAYTRDLYQRPGIAETINMAHIKNHYYRSHSSINPSGVVPSGPILDFNEPHSRT; encoded by the coding sequence ATGGGTATATTGATTGATGGAGAATGGCAGGATATTTGGTATCCGACCAAGGAAACTGAGGGACGTTTTGTACGCTCGGCGGCACAGTTCAGAAACTGGATTACCGTTGATGGGTCAGCAGGGCCAACTGGACATGCCGGGTTTAAAGCAGAAGCGGGACGGTATCACTTGTACGTATCCTATGCATGCCCATGGGCAAATCGTACATTGATTTTCCGCAAGATTAAAGGGTTGGAGAAAATGATTTCCTTATCTGTCGTTCATTGGCATATGGCAGAAGAAGGTTGGACCTTTAACGATGGCGAAGGCGTCATACCTGATTCTATTTTTAACGCCAACTATTTGCGAGAGATTTATCTTAAAGCAGATAGTCGCTACTCGGGTCGTGTTACCGTTCCGGTCCTCTGGGATAAAAAAACCAATACGATAGTATCCAACGAATCCTCGGAAATCATACGCATGTTTAATGCTGCTTTTGATAAGCTGGGTGCTGCTACAGGTGATTACTATCCTGAAAACTTGCGCAAAGAGATCGATACACTGAATACACGTATTTACGATACCGTGAATAATGGCGTATATAAAGCTGGTTTTGCCACAACACAGGAGGCGTATGAAGAGGCCGTGAATCCATTATTTGAAACGTTGGATTGGCTGGAACGAAGACTGTTAAAACAGCGTTACTTGACCGGTAATCAAATCACTGAAGCTGACTGGCGCTTGTTTACGACGTTGGTTCGTTTCGATCCCGTATATGTGGGCCATTTTAAATGTAACTTAAGACGTTTGGTTGATTACCCCAATCTCTGGGCTTATACACGTGATCTTTATCAGCGGCCAGGTATTGCGGAAACCATTAATATGGCGCATATCAAAAATCATTACTATCGCAGCCATAGTAGTATAAACCCGAGTGGAGTTGTACCTTCAGGGCCAATACTGGACTTTAATGAACCCCATTCGCGCACTTAG
- the istA gene encoding IS21 family transposase, translating into MKSRHTGHTQEISAAKSGISIRSGRRIEKTEKPQKVQHNWRTRCDPFSAVWETELIPLLAREPGLTGTTLWEYLEDRYPGQYPEKHLRTLQRRVKHWRATQGPAKEVIFRQSVPAGFQGISDFTCPRTTITIAGEPFDHLLYQFCLTYSYWRCVHIVQGGESYSALADGLQTALHKLGGAPAEHRTDSLSAAYINTTEKQALTQSYEALCQHYGMRPTVNNLGVSHENGAVESAHGSLKHRIEQAIKLRGCADFPTIAAYRRFLDQIVDQLNKRCKGRLAEEQAQLKPLPRYRFMDFSELTVKVTTSSTISVKRGLYSVPSRLIGEKLRIHLYHDRLECFVGQTKVITLPRIYPKTPEERTRRIDYRHIIHALSAKPQAFRFSRLRNDLLPTPQYRQLWQRAEQQFDPQHACKWMVSVLRFACDYDCEGQLANELLQKEQLPELKTLQKRFLRHHPPQTAVPKQHAVDTYDKLLSGHWAKQEAAHV; encoded by the coding sequence ATGAAGAGTCGTCACACAGGACATACACAGGAAATTTCAGCAGCGAAGTCGGGAATCAGTATACGAAGCGGTCGGCGTATTGAAAAAACCGAGAAGCCGCAAAAAGTACAACATAACTGGCGAACACGCTGCGATCCTTTTAGTGCGGTCTGGGAAACGGAATTGATTCCGTTGCTGGCCAGAGAACCTGGATTGACTGGCACTACGCTGTGGGAATACCTTGAAGACCGGTATCCCGGGCAATATCCAGAGAAGCATCTCAGAACACTGCAGCGCCGCGTCAAGCATTGGCGCGCAACGCAGGGACCTGCAAAAGAAGTGATATTTCGTCAATCGGTGCCCGCCGGATTTCAAGGCATTTCCGATTTCACCTGCCCGCGCACGACAATTACCATTGCCGGTGAACCCTTTGATCATTTGCTGTATCAGTTTTGCCTGACTTATAGTTACTGGCGTTGCGTGCATATCGTTCAAGGCGGGGAAAGCTACAGCGCATTGGCCGATGGTTTGCAAACTGCTTTGCATAAGCTCGGTGGTGCGCCTGCTGAACACCGCACAGACAGTCTGAGTGCCGCTTATATCAACACAACAGAGAAGCAGGCATTGACGCAAAGTTACGAGGCGCTATGTCAACACTACGGCATGAGGCCGACGGTTAACAACCTGGGCGTCAGTCATGAGAATGGCGCAGTCGAATCGGCCCATGGTTCACTCAAGCACCGGATTGAACAGGCCATCAAGTTGCGCGGTTGTGCCGATTTCCCGACCATTGCAGCCTACCGCCGTTTCCTGGATCAGATCGTTGATCAATTGAATAAACGTTGCAAAGGACGTCTGGCGGAAGAACAGGCGCAACTCAAACCTTTGCCACGCTACCGATTCATGGATTTTAGTGAATTGACCGTTAAAGTCACGACCAGCAGCACCATATCGGTTAAGCGTGGACTCTATAGCGTCCCCTCCCGATTAATCGGTGAAAAGCTCAGAATCCATCTGTATCATGACCGGCTGGAATGTTTTGTGGGACAAACAAAGGTGATTACACTGCCGCGCATCTATCCCAAAACACCTGAAGAGCGCACCAGACGGATTGATTACCGTCACATCATCCATGCACTGTCCGCCAAACCACAGGCTTTTCGTTTCTCCCGGTTGCGCAACGACCTGCTGCCAACTCCCCAATATCGCCAGTTATGGCAACGAGCGGAGCAACAATTTGATCCGCAACACGCCTGTAAATGGATGGTATCCGTTTTGCGATTTGCCTGTGATTACGATTGCGAGGGTCAGTTAGCTAATGAACTGCTGCAGAAAGAACAACTCCCCGAACTCAAAACGTTACAAAAACGATTTCTCCGGCATCACCCACCACAAACCGCAGTCCCCAAACAGCATGCTGTCGACACCTACGACAAATTACTCTCCGGGCACTGGGCAAAACAGGAGGCAGCCCATGTCTGA
- a CDS encoding IS256 family transposase yields the protein MNKTTVQFDFEEALESLKAGRNLNGKDGILTPLIKQLTEAALAAELEQHIKSGDEQNRKNGTTPKTVKSASGSFQLETPRDRNGTFEPQLVKKHQTHLTDEIERKILSLFALGSSYQDISGHIAEIYGIDVSSATISAVTDKLIPELREWQQRPLDSHYPFVWLDAIHHKVKDDGRYVSKAVYTVLGLNIEGKKEVLGLYVSESEGARFWLSVLTDLNNRGVQDILIAAVDGLVGFPEAINSIFPETEVQLCIIHQIRNSMKYVASKNQKAFMADLKPVYKAPTIDAAEDALDALEAKWGKQYPIVIQSWRNKWENLSVYFKYPEPIRRVIYTTNTIEAVHRQFRKLTKTKGGFPNENSLLKLLYVGIKNASKKWTMPILNWNLTLSQLAIYFEGRLDAALDL from the coding sequence ATGAACAAGACTACAGTGCAATTTGATTTTGAAGAAGCCTTGGAATCCTTGAAAGCGGGGCGGAATTTGAATGGAAAAGATGGCATATTAACGCCATTGATCAAACAACTCACTGAAGCTGCATTGGCGGCGGAACTTGAACAGCATATCAAATCCGGGGATGAACAGAACCGGAAGAATGGCACGACGCCAAAGACTGTAAAATCAGCATCAGGTAGTTTTCAACTGGAAACACCCAGAGACCGCAACGGTACATTTGAACCTCAGTTGGTTAAAAAGCATCAGACTCATCTTACCGATGAAATCGAACGCAAAATTCTATCGTTATTTGCGTTGGGCTCCAGCTATCAGGATATCTCTGGGCATATTGCCGAGATATACGGCATTGACGTTTCATCGGCGACGATCAGTGCAGTCACTGACAAGCTTATTCCGGAGCTTAGGGAATGGCAGCAACGGCCATTGGATAGTCACTATCCGTTCGTGTGGCTGGATGCCATACATCACAAAGTGAAAGACGATGGCCGGTATGTCAGCAAGGCAGTTTATACCGTACTTGGCTTAAACATTGAAGGAAAGAAGGAAGTACTAGGGTTGTATGTATCGGAAAGCGAAGGCGCCCGGTTTTGGCTTTCCGTACTGACAGATTTAAATAACCGTGGCGTACAGGATATCCTTATTGCCGCCGTTGATGGACTCGTGGGTTTTCCTGAGGCAATCAACAGTATTTTTCCAGAAACCGAGGTTCAGTTATGCATTATTCATCAAATCCGCAATTCGATGAAATATGTGGCGTCAAAAAATCAAAAAGCATTCATGGCTGACCTGAAACCGGTATACAAAGCGCCGACCATTGATGCAGCTGAAGATGCGCTTGATGCATTGGAAGCCAAATGGGGAAAACAGTATCCCATCGTGATTCAATCCTGGCGCAACAAATGGGAAAATTTATCGGTATACTTCAAATATCCTGAACCGATACGCCGTGTGATTTATACAACCAACACCATTGAGGCCGTACATCGCCAATTTCGCAAACTGACAAAAACCAAAGGTGGATTTCCGAATGAAAACAGTCTGTTGAAATTATTGTATGTTGGTATCAAAAACGCCAGCAAAAAATGGACAATGCCAATACTAAACTGGAATTTGACATTATCCCAGCTTGCGATATATTTTGAGGGGCGTTTGGATGCGGCGCTGGATTTATGA
- a CDS encoding pirin family protein: MNIQIRKLQRIISGLPVSDGDGVKMTRVIGTPELNMLDPFLLLDAFESDQAQDYIGGFPDHPHRGFETVTYLLAGRMRHKDSAGHEGVIEAGGVQWMTAGKGIIHSEMPEQENGLLKGFQLWVNLPASEKMKRPAYQEFPANKIAVEHLDNGGEVRVIAGSTDNGTTGPVVNRFVKPVYLDVSLPEGKVFQQTVDAGDNVFIFVISGELSVGNSMQGINHRQMGVLGKGNRVSVTAKKETRLLLVAAQPLNEPVARGGPFVMNTKAEVLQAFEDFKQNKF, from the coding sequence ATGAATATACAAATTCGTAAATTACAGAGGATTATTTCAGGTCTTCCGGTTAGCGATGGGGATGGCGTAAAAATGACACGTGTTATTGGAACACCGGAATTGAATATGCTCGATCCGTTTTTACTACTGGATGCTTTTGAAAGTGATCAGGCTCAGGATTATATCGGTGGTTTTCCGGACCATCCTCATCGTGGTTTTGAAACCGTCACGTATTTATTGGCGGGGCGTATGCGGCATAAAGACAGCGCAGGTCATGAAGGCGTCATTGAAGCGGGTGGAGTGCAGTGGATGACTGCTGGCAAGGGAATTATTCATTCAGAAATGCCGGAACAGGAAAATGGCCTGTTGAAGGGATTCCAGCTTTGGGTCAATTTGCCTGCCAGCGAGAAGATGAAACGTCCAGCCTATCAGGAATTTCCAGCCAATAAAATTGCCGTGGAACATCTGGATAACGGCGGTGAAGTCCGTGTGATAGCAGGGTCAACAGATAACGGCACAACCGGGCCGGTGGTTAATCGTTTTGTTAAGCCAGTATATTTAGATGTTTCTCTGCCTGAGGGGAAAGTCTTTCAACAGACTGTTGACGCCGGTGACAATGTTTTTATTTTTGTGATTTCAGGGGAATTATCAGTTGGCAATTCAATGCAGGGGATAAACCATCGTCAAATGGGCGTGCTAGGCAAAGGCAACCGGGTTAGTGTAACTGCAAAAAAAGAAACCCGTCTTCTATTAGTCGCAGCGCAACCTCTGAACGAGCCGGTTGCACGTGGCGGCCCGTTTGTGATGAATACCAAGGCAGAGGTTTTGCAGGCATTTGAGGATTTTAAACAGAATAAATTTTAG
- a CDS encoding tyrosine-type recombinase/integrase, with the protein MGKIKLPLSALAVKKLTKVPGMHAVGGVQGLYLCVSTNPRSTSSIPAFGTSWIYRYSLGGRRRDMGLGSFSDFSLEEARHKATNYRKQVLQGIDPIDNKRQQTDANKKAHVKRVTFQHCVNSYLDAHGDSWRNAKHRATWRSSLETYAGPVIGNINVAMVDAGLIMQILEPIWKTKTETASRLRGRIESVLDWATVRGFREGDNPARWKGHLDKLLPSPSKVAKVKHFTALPYKDAPQFMQQLREQQGIGAAALEFAILTATRSGEVRGALWSEINLDERIWVIPGDRMKAGREHRIPLTDAAMVIIEKMQQHHVSDYVFPGTKNDKPLSDMSLTAVLRRMERGDLTAHGFRSTFRDWASETTAYPREVCEMALAHTITNKVEAAYRRGDLFDKRKALMNEWARYLAI; encoded by the coding sequence ATGGGAAAGATAAAACTCCCTTTATCTGCACTTGCAGTAAAGAAGCTTACTAAAGTACCAGGTATGCACGCTGTCGGTGGAGTGCAAGGTTTATATCTTTGCGTTAGTACGAATCCGCGATCAACGAGTTCAATTCCTGCTTTCGGAACCTCATGGATATATCGTTACTCACTCGGTGGTCGTCGTAGAGATATGGGATTAGGAAGTTTTTCAGATTTTTCATTAGAAGAAGCCCGCCATAAAGCAACTAATTATCGTAAACAAGTTTTACAGGGTATTGACCCAATTGATAACAAGCGGCAACAAACAGATGCCAATAAAAAAGCACATGTCAAACGAGTAACCTTTCAGCATTGCGTTAACAGTTATCTGGATGCGCATGGAGATTCATGGAGAAATGCAAAACATAGAGCAACTTGGAGAAGTTCCTTAGAAACCTATGCTGGCCCTGTGATTGGAAACATAAATGTTGCAATGGTTGATGCGGGCTTGATCATGCAAATCCTGGAACCGATCTGGAAAACCAAGACAGAAACAGCCAGCCGGTTGCGTGGGCGCATTGAAAGCGTTCTGGATTGGGCGACTGTCAGAGGATTTCGTGAGGGTGATAATCCTGCCAGGTGGAAAGGACACTTGGATAAATTGTTGCCTTCTCCCTCTAAAGTAGCAAAGGTAAAACATTTCACAGCGTTACCATATAAAGACGCTCCCCAATTTATGCAGCAATTACGTGAACAACAAGGTATAGGTGCTGCTGCACTTGAGTTCGCGATCTTAACCGCCACTCGATCCGGTGAAGTCCGCGGTGCCTTGTGGTCTGAAATCAATCTGGATGAACGCATATGGGTGATTCCAGGCGATCGGATGAAAGCAGGACGTGAACACAGAATACCATTGACTGATGCGGCGATGGTGATCATCGAAAAGATGCAGCAACATCATGTCTCGGATTATGTTTTTCCAGGCACCAAGAATGACAAACCGTTATCCGATATGAGTCTGACAGCAGTGCTAAGAAGAATGGAACGTGGCGACTTGACTGCACATGGTTTCAGATCAACATTCCGCGATTGGGCAAGCGAAACAACAGCTTACCCTCGGGAAGTCTGTGAAATGGCACTCGCACACACCATCACCAATAAAGTAGAAGCAGCCTATCGTCGAGGTGACCTGTTCGATAAACGAAAGGCTCTGATGAATGAATGGGCGCGGTATCTGGCAATTTAG
- a CDS encoding AlpA family phage regulatory protein: MKKVLRMRDVIAKLGLSRSTIHRLQKAGQFVPAVQLSSRAVGFYEDDLDEWLEKRLQSTE, encoded by the coding sequence ATGAAAAAAGTACTGCGCATGCGTGATGTGATAGCAAAGCTGGGTTTGTCCAGATCAACCATTCATAGATTACAGAAAGCGGGACAATTTGTACCAGCAGTCCAGCTTTCAAGCCGAGCCGTTGGTTTCTATGAAGACGACTTGGATGAATGGTTAGAAAAACGCTTGCAATCTACTGAGTAA
- a CDS encoding phage/plasmid replication protein, II/X family yields MPNSKRNKTITSKSRTSNEAKLAKSTTKTVTGKRTDRPVSNKTRRPKTGRLKTSRKVSSGQNNVCEPKLTVNIDTIEIIVNGDKDECFNIPGAKTARVMSSDGENMSSYQNRVPIPGKHGIHALHVRTMKNGKELHIEGSPFAHRYGQNVYTASNMRGAAHICLRRACTKLGLKTEAEQREIWAKGDITLKRVDLAVNYRLKSESEVLTVLCQVKRQMIERPGTIRINDATVTLSPRDGKEFSIALYAKGPQIRKESRFRKLPYSGKLLEHCKPILRVELRLRASELRKLGLDKLGAWERDTAEKVFAQYIGKRLDFLSVTSGPVTDEELADLPSRLRPVLGLHKAGVELKPFFGERTLRRHHSDFKKRGIDLRCPNQENNAVRPLAQLLSKDAAIKSAPKWMIDAGLVRPATK; encoded by the coding sequence ATGCCTAATAGCAAAAGAAACAAAACTATAACATCTAAATCCAGAACGTCGAACGAGGCCAAACTGGCCAAATCCACAACCAAAACGGTTACCGGAAAAAGGACAGATAGGCCTGTGTCGAATAAAACAAGGAGGCCAAAAACGGGCAGGCTAAAAACTAGCCGGAAAGTAAGTTCTGGCCAAAATAATGTTTGCGAACCCAAGCTGACCGTTAATATTGACACCATTGAAATCATAGTCAATGGGGATAAAGATGAGTGTTTCAATATTCCTGGTGCCAAAACGGCCAGGGTTATGAGTAGTGACGGCGAAAACATGAGCTCTTACCAAAATAGAGTACCTATCCCTGGCAAACATGGTATCCACGCACTACACGTTAGAACCATGAAAAATGGCAAGGAACTCCATATAGAAGGATCGCCGTTTGCTCACAGATATGGACAAAATGTCTATACCGCATCGAATATGCGTGGAGCCGCGCATATATGTTTGAGGCGTGCGTGTACTAAATTAGGTCTCAAAACAGAAGCCGAACAACGAGAAATATGGGCAAAAGGTGACATTACCCTGAAACGTGTCGATCTGGCCGTTAATTACAGGCTCAAATCTGAGTCGGAAGTTTTGACCGTTCTTTGCCAAGTCAAACGTCAAATGATTGAACGACCAGGAACTATCCGAATCAATGACGCAACGGTGACCCTATCGCCGCGTGATGGTAAGGAGTTTTCTATTGCCTTATATGCTAAAGGGCCACAAATAAGAAAAGAGAGTCGTTTCAGAAAGTTGCCATATTCGGGTAAATTGCTTGAACACTGTAAACCCATACTCCGGGTTGAACTTAGACTGCGGGCCAGTGAGTTACGCAAACTAGGACTCGATAAACTTGGTGCCTGGGAGCGCGATACTGCCGAGAAAGTGTTTGCTCAGTATATTGGCAAACGGCTTGATTTCTTGTCCGTTACTTCCGGGCCTGTTACGGACGAAGAATTGGCTGATTTGCCTAGCCGGTTGCGTCCTGTGTTGGGACTGCATAAAGCAGGTGTTGAGTTAAAGCCTTTCTTTGGCGAACGTACGCTTAGGCGTCACCACAGTGATTTCAAGAAAAGGGGTATCGATTTGAGGTGCCCGAATCAGGAGAACAATGCTGTTAGGCCTCTGGCGCAGCTGTTGTCGAAAGATGCGGCGATAAAATCAGCGCCGAAGTGGATGATAGATGCCGGATTGGTGCGACCGGCTACGAAGTAG
- the istB gene encoding IS21-like element helper ATPase IstB — protein MSEALPLMLKELRLPAFGQYYRKYQEQAAESAWSYSQYLAALCEQEVAQRFQSRISNWTREARLPRGKSFATLALNAMPQPVQQQVILLRDDTQWAHQADNVLLIGPSGVGKSHVAAALGLHLIEQGIRVKWIPATALVQLLQQAKKELDLMTAMTRLDKYRVLIIDDIGYVRKTDSETQVLFEFIAHRYESGSLIITSNQPFSQWDQIFPDTIMTVAAIDRIIHHATIIEIDSESYRRKNQKKS, from the coding sequence ATGTCTGAAGCGCTGCCACTCATGCTCAAAGAACTCAGGCTGCCTGCCTTTGGACAATATTATCGAAAATACCAGGAGCAGGCTGCTGAAAGTGCCTGGAGTTACAGCCAGTATCTTGCTGCACTGTGTGAACAGGAAGTCGCACAGCGTTTTCAAAGCAGAATCAGCAACTGGACGCGCGAAGCCAGACTGCCACGCGGCAAAAGCTTTGCCACACTGGCGCTAAATGCCATGCCCCAGCCTGTTCAGCAACAGGTCATCCTGCTTCGTGACGACACCCAATGGGCGCATCAGGCTGATAATGTATTGCTGATTGGCCCATCCGGTGTCGGAAAATCCCATGTAGCGGCAGCGCTGGGACTTCATTTGATCGAACAAGGTATCCGGGTCAAATGGATACCGGCAACAGCACTGGTGCAGCTTTTACAGCAAGCTAAAAAAGAACTGGATCTGATGACCGCCATGACCCGGCTGGATAAATACCGTGTGCTGATTATCGATGACATCGGATATGTCAGAAAAACAGATTCCGAAACACAGGTGTTATTCGAGTTTATCGCACACCGTTATGAAAGCGGCAGTCTGATTATTACCTCGAATCAGCCTTTCAGTCAGTGGGATCAGATCTTTCCAGACACCATCATGACGGTAGCCGCCATCGACCGAATCATTCATCACGCGACAATTATTGAAATCGACAGTGAAAGTTACAGGAGGAAAAACCAGAAAAAATCATGA
- a CDS encoding ATP-dependent helicase, whose protein sequence is MKLTAEQQQILNHNQGVALIQAGPGCGKTQTLVMVIKNILRSGVKPRQMLVLTYNRNTASDFKIRLEKEGINGHMVMTFHAFGKSVINEHWASLGFSSPPRVMNGRRGLNKIIDRLATKCGITNKALGKTFYTHRNDDTVECPKVGKALLELSKQHQEYKRQRGIIDFDDMGRLTLQLFKDPGILDKTAGRYGYLFVDELQDINGQQARLLELLAPKMTTFMVGDARQMIYGFRQAATKHWNNVVKQLGPRIYHLTETFRCPQQSIPMINAVGADIGNDRPLVSNKMGLRPAFHVFADVDEQADFLAHRIQQLVDRGVDLSDIACLTRINRTAEGLCLALEARGIPCSEGAAKYSARFIEDGFKLIRALLRVVRSVGDKKPHRVPKKAIRYITEVLRVDKRLAQKIMKNGWNALRTPSADSKYRQVLDVNKAVREAAQCEDIEQAVQLLIDGLRPLINKRYRRHKRQVLRDLSGIRLSVRGTTWADLKIGDILRPAHNGGVTITTIHGSKGREWKYVALINVVEGEIPHYAGSDERLAEERRLFYVAITRHSKKLWVLQCPTSRPRYKNKGGYRYEHAVFEGESSLITPIKKYLVTR, encoded by the coding sequence ATGAAATTGACTGCCGAGCAACAACAGATACTGAATCACAACCAAGGCGTGGCATTAATCCAAGCAGGTCCCGGATGCGGTAAAACGCAAACACTTGTCATGGTTATCAAGAATATCCTTCGGTCAGGCGTCAAACCCAGGCAAATGCTGGTTTTGACCTACAACAGAAATACCGCATCAGACTTTAAAATTAGGTTGGAAAAAGAAGGAATAAACGGTCATATGGTCATGACATTCCACGCCTTCGGGAAATCCGTGATTAACGAGCACTGGGCATCACTCGGTTTTTCGTCGCCTCCCAGGGTTATGAATGGAAGGCGTGGACTGAACAAAATAATAGACCGTTTGGCAACAAAGTGCGGGATCACTAACAAAGCGCTAGGAAAAACCTTTTATACGCACCGCAATGACGACACAGTCGAGTGCCCCAAGGTAGGAAAAGCGCTATTAGAATTGTCAAAACAACACCAGGAGTACAAACGTCAAAGAGGAATCATTGATTTCGATGATATGGGTCGCCTAACGCTGCAATTATTCAAAGACCCGGGCATTTTGGACAAAACCGCAGGGAGATACGGTTATTTGTTTGTCGATGAACTGCAGGACATCAATGGACAACAGGCCAGATTACTTGAACTGTTGGCACCCAAAATGACGACCTTTATGGTCGGTGACGCGCGGCAGATGATCTATGGATTCCGACAAGCTGCGACTAAGCACTGGAACAACGTGGTTAAACAGCTCGGTCCCCGGATTTATCACTTGACCGAGACATTTCGCTGCCCACAGCAATCTATCCCGATGATTAACGCCGTTGGGGCCGATATTGGTAACGACAGGCCCTTGGTTAGCAATAAGATGGGCCTACGACCAGCGTTCCATGTTTTTGCCGATGTTGACGAACAGGCTGATTTCCTGGCCCACAGGATTCAACAGCTAGTTGATCGGGGTGTTGATCTGAGTGATATAGCATGCCTGACCAGAATAAACAGAACCGCAGAGGGTCTCTGTCTGGCGTTAGAAGCACGGGGCATCCCATGTAGTGAGGGCGCGGCCAAATATAGCGCTCGCTTCATAGAGGATGGGTTCAAGCTCATTCGTGCCTTGTTGAGAGTAGTCAGATCGGTGGGTGACAAGAAACCACACAGGGTGCCAAAGAAAGCAATCCGGTACATAACCGAGGTGCTTCGTGTTGATAAACGGTTAGCCCAAAAGATAATGAAAAACGGCTGGAACGCATTACGTACGCCCAGCGCAGACAGTAAATACCGCCAAGTTCTGGACGTCAATAAGGCAGTACGCGAGGCAGCCCAGTGCGAGGACATAGAGCAAGCGGTTCAGTTGCTGATCGATGGCCTGCGTCCATTGATCAACAAACGATATAGGCGCCACAAACGGCAGGTGTTGCGTGACCTGAGTGGTATTAGGCTGTCCGTGCGTGGCACAACTTGGGCTGATTTAAAGATTGGCGATATTTTGCGGCCTGCACACAATGGGGGCGTAACGATCACTACAATCCATGGCTCAAAAGGCAGGGAGTGGAAATATGTGGCCCTGATTAATGTGGTAGAAGGCGAGATTCCTCATTATGCGGGTAGCGACGAGAGATTGGCCGAAGAGAGGAGGCTGTTTTATGTTGCTATTACCCGCCACAGCAAGAAACTCTGGGTTCTTCAATGCCCCACAAGTAGGCCCCGTTACAAGAACAAAGGCGGTTATCGCTATGAACATGCGGTATTTGAGGGTGAGAGTTCATTGATTACACCCATCAAGAAGTATCTGGTCACCCGTTGA
- a CDS encoding Arm DNA-binding domain-containing protein, whose product MAGGIGGRLTDKACKAFAAQKAHGRKLSDGGGLYLFITPAGGAVWRIKYRIDGKEKTYSIGSYPAISLAAARTDLAEVKALLRENKDPVTQRRINRAESSSASENEGVQNSVSVCQSPNALRLLTTETGDRSTQFVSIR is encoded by the coding sequence ATGGCTGGGGGTATCGGCGGAAGGTTGACAGATAAGGCCTGCAAAGCATTCGCTGCTCAAAAGGCGCATGGCAGAAAGCTTTCAGACGGAGGTGGCCTGTATCTCTTTATTACACCTGCGGGTGGCGCAGTCTGGCGCATCAAATACCGTATCGATGGAAAGGAAAAAACATATTCAATTGGCAGTTATCCTGCTATTTCTTTGGCTGCCGCGCGCACCGATCTGGCAGAAGTCAAGGCACTGCTCCGGGAAAATAAAGATCCGGTTACACAACGCCGCATTAACCGCGCCGAATCCAGCTCGGCCAGCGAAAACGAGGGTGTTCAAAATTCTGTGTCAGTTTGCCAATCACCTAACGCGCTTCGCTTGTTGACCACTGAAACCGGTGACCGATCGACACAATTCGTGTCGATACGCTAA